The Nitrosomonas sp. PY1 genomic sequence TGGCATCATGATCAGTTTGAATTTCTCTGCCATTGCAAAGAAAGAGCATTTAGAGACAGTTCATCCGCTTCCTATTGAAGAATTACGAACTTTTGCACAGGTTTTCGGGCGCATTAAAAGTGATTATGTAGAATCCGTAGAAGACAAAAAATTAATCACCGAAGCGATTAATGGAATGCTGGTTGGCTTGGATCCGCACTCGTCCTATCTTGACAAAGACGAATATAAAGAACTGCAAATAGGTACCCAGGGCGAATTTGGCGGATTAGGAATACAAGTTACCATGGAAGATGGCATTGTCAAAGTTATCTCTCCCATTGAAGACACCCCCGCATTCCGCGCTGGCATTAAAACTGGTGATCTGATTGTGAAACTGGACGACAAAGTCGTCAAAGGCATGACACTGAATGATGCCATTAAAATGATGCGTGGCAAACCAAAAACCTCTATTAAAATTACTATTGTTCGTGAAGGTGAATCAGAACCCCTGATATTTAAGCTGGTTCGAGATATTATTAAGATACAGAGTGTAAAATCAAAAATGATTGAACCTGGGTATGCGTATATTCGCATTACACAATTTCAAGAACAAACCGGTGAAAATCTAGCACAAGCCATTAGAACATTATTTTCTCAAAATGATGGTGCAATGAAAGGCTTAATTCTGGATTTGCGTAATGATCCGGGAGGATTGCTAAACGGCGCAGTAGCGGTCTCTGCAGCGTTCCTACCTGAAAATGCATTGATTGTTTATACCGAAGGACGTAGCGCCGATGCAAAAATGAAATTACTTGCCAGCCCAGAATACTATTTGCGTGGCTCTGACGACGATTTCCTAAAAGGACTACCGAAAGAAGCGAAAACTGTTCCGATGATTACGCTGGTTAATGGTGGATCCGCCTCAGCTTCTGAAATCGTAGCAGGTGCTTTACAAGATCATAAACGCTCAATAGTAATGGGTTCGCAAACCTTCGGTAAAGGCTCAGTTCAAACCATATTGCCACTGGGTAACAATACTGCAATAAAGTTGACTACTGCACGTTACTACACACCAAACGGTCAATCAATACAAGCTAAAGGAATTACCCCTGATATTCTGGATAAAGCCGATAACGACGATGAAGGGAATCGACTACGCGAATCCGATTTGAATCGCCATCTTTCGAATGGAAAAAATGATAAGAAGAATAAGACATCTACGAATTTGGATTCAGCGATACAAGTAGAAAAAGCTATTCAAGAGACTTCAGATGAAACAAAAGGAGAAAAAGTCAAAAGTAAGAAAAGCAAAAAACCACTGGAATTTGGCTCTGAAGAGGACCAATTACTCGCTCAAGCCATGAATTACTTTAAAAATGATGCTGCTACATCACCTCCAACACTCAAAAAGAAAAGCGATAAAACCGATAGTTAAAATGTTGTGAATGATCATCAGCTGATTAGATATAGCCGACATATTCTGTTGCCGGAGATTGATATTGAAGGACAAGAAAAACTTAATCGATCACGTGTATTAATTGTAGGAGTAGGCGGATTAGGTTCTCCGGCTGCGATGTATCTCGCAGCCAGCGGTATTGGATACTTAACGCTTTGTGATGGTGACCAAGTAGATTTAACCAATCTACAGCGTCAAATTATTCATCATACTGAATCAATTGGTTTAGCAAAAGTTGACTCAGCAAAGCAAGCTCTTACAAAAATCAATTCTGGAATCGATATAACTATAATTCCCCAACGAGTCGAATCAACTGCATTACAATCCCTCTTACAGGATGTTGATATCGTTATCGATGCTAGCGATAACTTCCAAACGCGCCATCAAATTAATCAAGCTTGTGTAAAGCACAAAAAGCCTTTGATTTCAGGAGCAGCGACACGATTTAACGGACAAGTTACTGTTTTTGATACACGATACCCCAATAGTCCGTGTTACCATTGTCTGTATCCATCCGAAGGAGAATCAGACGATATGCCATGTGCCGTAATGGGCGTATTCTCACCTTTAGTTGGTATCATAGGCAGCATACAAGCAGCCGAAACAATAAAAACCCTACTCAATATCGGTGATAACCTACAAGGTCGCTTACAGTTATTGGATGGTTTAACGATGAATTGGCGTTCGGTAAAGCTTCATAAAGACCCACATTGTGAGGTATGTGGAAACATCTAAAGTTATGCCGGAAAAATAAGATATCTGAAAATAACTGATAAAACTCCTATTCGTTAACACATCGTGTTGTTTTTTACAGCACTCTAAAGGCGGCAATAGCTACCAATGTTGGAGGTATAGCCGCAGCTAATAACCCCAACGGGTGGATAGACTGCTCGTCAAACTTACTTTTAAGAATAGAGAAACCTGCTGGATTGGGTGCATTTGCTATCACTGTTAAACCTCCACCTGTCACCGCACCTGCCACTAAAGCTATTTTAAATTCCTCAGTCAGCCCTTCCACCAACGAACCTAAATATGTCAGTGCGGCATTATCAGTCACTGCAGTCAGTGCTGTAGCGCCAAAGAAAACAGCCGTTTCATTCATATTCATTAATAAGGGCTGAAGCCACCATTGCTGTTGTCCCCCCAGAACCACTAATCCTGCCAGGAAAAAAGCAACCAACAAAGCTTCTCGCAAAATCAATGGACTTTGATGACGTTGATAGGCCGTCGTATAGCCAAGAAAAAACAGAAACATCCCCATAAACACGACGGGATGATGCGCGAACACAACCACCAACACTAAAAAAAACAAATGGATCAATACAACGGATAAGGGAATTTTATGGACAACCGGTTCTTCATCCTTTACTGGATCTACTCCGCTGAATTCTCGACGAAACAACCAAGTTACTGCAAGCGCATTCGCCAAAACAGCAATCGCCGCCTTCCAACCAAAATTTGTTAGCATAAACATAATATCCCAATTCCATTTTCCAGCCACCATTAAGACGGGTGGCGCTGCAAATGGCGTTAAAGTACCTCCTATTGAAATATTGACAAATAACACACCAACCGTTGCGTATTTAAAGCGTGTTGATATATTCCGACTAAACAGTGTTTCGCGTAGCATCAATGCTGCCAATGTCATTGCCGCAGGTTCGGTAATGAATGACCCGAGTAGAGGAACAAAGGCCAGTAACAAAAAATACATAACCATGCGCTGGTTGAGTGGTACCATCATTGCTATACGCTGTACCGCGTCCGCAACAAAATCCAGAATGGGACGCGTTCCAGCAATCACCATGATGACAAAAACAAACATCGGTTCGGTAAAGTTACGTGACTCAAGATAAGCAATTGCGTCATGTTCTCCGCTAAGCGCAAAAATGAACAAGATCAATATCATTGCCCACAAACCAAAAACTACCTCAACCTCACCCAACAGATGCCAGACACCAGCATGTTGTGGCTGAATATGCGCAAGATGCTCAAAATACTTGGTTGAAAATGTATGCGTTATAGCTAATGCAAACAATATTGCTGCAATCAATTGAATCGAGGTAGGGTCAGTCATATTTTTATTTTATATATCTCTAAATACCACGTAATAGTTCATTTATGCCTATTTTAGAACGTGTTTTTGCATCAACCTGCTTGACAATGATGGCGCAGTAAAGACTGTACTTCCCATTCTCCGAAGGCAAATTCCCAGAAACCACCACCGAGCCAGCTGGAATACGCCCGTAACTGACTTCCCCGGTATCGCGATGATAGATTTTAGTACTCTGACCTATATAAACTCCCATCGAAATTACAGAATTTTCTTCGACAATAACCCCTTCCACAATCTCTGAGCGCGCACCGATGAAACAGTTATCTTCAATGATAGTTGGATTGGCTTGTACAGGCTCCAGCACGCCACCAATACCGACACCACCGGACAAATGCACGTTCTTGCCAATTTGTGCACAAGACCCTACCGTCGCCCAAGTATCAACCATCGTACCTTGATCAACATAAGCGCCAATGTTGACATACGAAGGCATCAACACCACATTTCCCGCTATAAATGATCCTTTCCGCACGGCGGCAGGAGGAACCACACGAAATCCACCATTCCGGAAATCTCTGGAGCTGTAATCAGCAAATTTTGAAGGAACTTTATCAAAATAATTGGAAAAACCGCCTTTGATGAAACTGTTGTCCTCTATGCGGAAAGACAACAATACGGCTTTCTTGATCCATTGATGCGTAACCCAACTATCATTGATTTTCTCGGCTACGCGCAACTTACCGCTATCCAGCATAGCCAAAACTTGGGCAATGGATTCTTTTAAGCTAGCTTCAACATTTCGAGGGGTAATATCTGCTCGACGTTCAAAAGCCTCTTCAATGATGCTTTGCAATTCACTCATATTGTTGTTCCTTTATTGGAATATCTCTTAATTTAAATCGCTTATAAAATCCTTAATCCGCTGCATGGCTTCAGCGCACTCTAAAGGCGTTGTTACCAGCGCGATTCGCACGTAATTTGCTCCAGGATTGACGCCATGCACATCCCGAGCCAGGTAACTACCCGGCAGCACGGTAACATTATAGTCCTGATAAAGTCTTTTGGTGAATTCAGTATCACTGATTGGTGTCTCTAACCAGAAATAAAAGCCCGCATCTGGCATCTGTATATTGATCACATCCGACAAAATCCGCATTGCATCAGAAAATTTTTGCGTGTACAAACGTCGATTTTCAATTACGTGCGTCTCATCATTCCAAGCGGCCGAGCTTGCTGCTTGCGTTACCGGGCTCATAGCAGAACCGTGATAAGTTCGATAGAGCAAAAATTTTTCCAATATTTGAGCGTCACCCGCCACAAATCCAGAACGTAGTCCCGGCACATTGGATCGCTTTGATAAACTATTGAACACGATTAAACGTGGAAACCCATACCGTCCCATTTGCTGTGCCGCATCCAATGCACCTAAAGGAGGGGACGCTTCAGCGAAATAAATTTCCGAATAGCATTCATCCGATGCAATTATAAAACCATAACGATCTGACAACTCAAATAATTGTTTCCATTCTCCCAAAGTCATGACACGACCGGTAGGATTACTAGGCGAGCAAACATAAACGAGTTGCGTGTTAGACCAAATCACGTCGCTGACCTGGGAAAAATCACATGCAAAGTGATTTTTTGAAGATGCATTTATGAAATATGGCTCAGCACCTGCTAACAATACAGCACCTTCATAAATTTGATAAAACGGATTCGGGCAGATCACCATCGCCCTATCCTTATCGGTATTTATAACCGCTTGCGCAAAAGAAAATAACGCTTCGCGGCTACCGTTCACTGGGATAACTTCAGTATCAGGATTGATTTCCGTCAAATTAAATCGCTTCTGAATCCAATTCGCCAAGGTGTTTCTGAGCGAAATAGAACCCAAGGTCATAGGATATGCTGACAATCCATTTATATGGTCGATCATCGCTTGTCGAATAAACTCGGGTGCAGCGTGCTTCGGCTCACCAATCTGTAAATTAATCGCAGATAGTGCGCTATTGCGCGTCACACCACCAAGCAGCTGTTTTAATTTCTGAAATGGGTAAAGTTGCAACTGGTTCAGTTTTGGATTCATGACAAGTAATGAATGGTAATCACTGCTTAAATTTAATTACCGTTATCAATGCGAAATAAGCCTTAATGAATTCTGAAGTGTGGAATTCGAATTATAAATCGCACAGGAAGGAATAACCAACAAAAAACCAAAATTGATGACACAGGTAATACACCAACAATTCCCCAAGTATTTTTGGCCTAAATTGTCAGTGTATGCCTGATGAAGGATAACGCAAATTTTACTTCAACCGCCTAAAGCATTAAAAAAATTTATGACTAGAGTTAATAGGTGGATGCATCTTTTGCAAAGCAAATTTTTCCCCCAAGATTATGCAAATTTTTTGAAAATCCATGCGAATCACTGCAGGTTTCTGCTTTAAGTAAGCTGCCAGTATTCTGGAATCTGTTGTTTCTAAAACAAAGCATGCTTCTACTAAGCGTTGTAACGAAGGAGGTAATGTATTATATCCATCAATAGACTCGATAAGGCGCGCTGCATGCAGCTTTGCACGTCGCATTTGACCAGATTCATAAAAAGACTGGGTGTTTCTTTGTTTGACCGATGACGTGTTTACTACATCTGTTTTCAGATCAATTTGTGATTGTAATTGCTTCATTTGAACTCACTCCTTACTACTTTTTAAGGATAATCTCAAGATAGCAAATGTATGTGACAAGAATATAACAAAGAATGTTAATTTTTTGTTATTGCACTCTATCTCATAAAAAAAACAAAATAACAATGCGACAAATTGTCACCTTGTTTACAGCCATCATTCAATAATATTATGATGGAAAATATTTTTTCAACTTTCATAAAAATGCCACGTGTTTGATTTGAGATCCCATTATAAGGATGTTACATTTGTATCTCCCTTGTTTGTCACTCATAGGAAGAAAAATGTTCCACTTTGTTTTGATATTTTTGTTTGCCGCAGCTTTTCTTTCGGACCAACATGGCGGACATTGGCTATCCACGGCTCATGCGCAGCGATTACAGCCAGAATTTACTGTACAACAGGTTGCAACTGGTCTTAAGCTTCCTTGGGGAATGGCATTTCTACCTGATGGTAGTATTTTGGTAACCGAGCGCATTGGTCAACTGCGCATCATTTCCGCCAATAGCAAAATATCCGACCCGATTCAAGGTGTTCCAGAAGTATTTTTCAAACAACAAGGTGGCCTACTTGATGTTGCTCTTGATCCCGAATTCTCTAAAAACCGACTGATTTACCTCTCTTATGCTGAACCGGAAGGCCATAAAGCAAGTACCGCAGTTGCTCGAGCGGAATTAATTCATGGTCAACTCAGAAACTTACAGGTAATTTTCCGGCAGTTGCCCAAAACTGGGGACGGCGTTCATTTCGGATCACGCTTAGCATTTGCACGCGATGGCAATCTTTTCATTACACTGGGTGATCGTGGTAGCCGCGCCCATGATGCTCAACAACTGGATAACTATTTTGGTAAAATTATCCGCATCCGTCCTGACGGAACAGTGCCGCCTGATAATCCATTTGTTAAAAATCCGCAAGCAAAACCGGAAATATGGTCCTACGGTCATCGCAGTATTCAAGGTGCTGCCATTCACCCTAAAACTGGCGAACTATGGATACATGAGCATGGCCCTAAAGGTGGCGATGAAATCAATATTCCGCAACCTGGGAAAAATTATGGTTGGCCATTAGCATGCTATGGTTCCCATTATGATGACACACCGATTAAAGACGAGCATGCCGAACAAGGCTTCGAAGAACCCATTCGCTATTGGACTCCATCGATTGCACCCTCCGGCATGGTGTTTTATACCGGTAATCAATTCCCTACGTGGCATGGCAACCTGTTCATTGGTGCATTGGCCGGAAAACGCATTGTACGTTTAAGCACAGATGGCAATAAGATCACACATGAAGAACAGTTACTTATGGATATGGCTCGTTTTCGCGATGTGAAACAAAGCCCCGATGGGACACTATATTTACTCACCGATGATATTAATGGAAAACTATTAAAAATAGTACCCAACGTTCAATCTTAGTAAATTGCATGTTGTCATCATAAATTCGCAGATTCATCTCCAACAATCCTCTAATATTGATAATTTCTTCTGTGATTACTATACATTTTCTATGCATTACAATGGAATAGTATAAACAGGCTGAGATTAGATAAAGCATTATTATAAAAACTAGTTATCGCTAATGGATACCACTGACCTCAAAAATCCAACGCTTTATATCAACCGTGAACTGAGTTTACTCGAATTCAACCTACGTGTGATTGAGCAGACAAAAGACGAAAATCTCCCTTTGTTAGAAAGATTGCGCTTTTTATGCATTGCCAGCACAAACCTGGATGAGTTTTTTGAAATCCGTGTAGCAGGACTCAAACAACAAGCAAAATATGGCTTAACACAGACTGGCCCTGATAATCTATCCCCGGCTGAAGTACTAGTGCGTATCAGCGAAACAGCGCACCGATTTGTCGAGGAACAATATCAGGTCTGGAATGAAATGATGATACCGGCGCTCTCCAAAGACAAAATTCGCCTGCTACGTCGAGCACAGTGGAAACCACAAATGAGTCGATGGATTCATCGTTATTTTAGAAATGAAGTATTACCGGTACTAAGTCCTATCGGACTGGACCCCGCTCACCCTTTTCCCAGGGTACTCAATAAAAATTTGTATTTCATCATATCATTAGATGGTAAAGATGCATTTGGGCGTGATTCCGGTCTTGCTATCGTGCAGGCACCTCGTTCCCTTCCTCGTATTATCCAAATACCTGCACGGTACAGTGGCGGCGATCATGATTTCATTTTACTTTCATCTATTATCCATGCCCACGTCAGCGACTTATTTCCAGGTATGAATGTAACGGGTTGCTATCAGTTCAAGGTAACGCGTGACAGCGATCTGCTCATCGATGATGAAGAAACGGATGACTTATTGCGTACCTTGGAAGGCGAGTTACCTTCTCGCAGATTTAGCGATGCCGTTCGGCTTGAAGTAGCCGATAATTGCCCTGACGAATTAAGTCATTTCCTATTGCAAAAATTTGAACTGCGCCAAGAGGATCTCTATCAAGTAAATGGCCCTGTTAACTTGAGTCGATTATTGGCAATTTGTGATCTGGTCGATCAGCCGGAACTAAAGTTCCCAGGATTTACTCCTGATATTCCGCGTCGTTTAGTAAAAAACACATGTATTTTCGATACCTTGCGCAATGGCGATATATTGCTGCACCACCCTTTTCAATCATTTGCACCGGTCATTGATTTTTTACGCCAGGCAGCCACGGATCCCCATGTACTGTCGATCAAACAAACGCTTTATCGCACTGGAACTGAGTCGGTCGTAGTAGAAGCATTAAAAATTGCTGCGCGCACGGGCAAAGAAGTCACCGTTGTCATTGAATTACGTGCAAGATTCGATGAAGAGGCTAATATCGAGTTAGCTAATGAATTACAAGAAGCTGGCGCGCATGTGGTATATGGCGTAGTTAATTACAAAACACACGCTAAAATGATCTTGGTAGTACGAAGAGAAGGCCGTAGTCTACGCCGTTACGTTCATCTAGGCACCGGTAATTACCATGCTAGAACCGCGCGG encodes the following:
- a CDS encoding S41 family peptidase; the protein is MSHIVKKSGLLIVGIIAGIMISLNFSAIAKKEHLETVHPLPIEELRTFAQVFGRIKSDYVESVEDKKLITEAINGMLVGLDPHSSYLDKDEYKELQIGTQGEFGGLGIQVTMEDGIVKVISPIEDTPAFRAGIKTGDLIVKLDDKVVKGMTLNDAIKMMRGKPKTSIKITIVREGESEPLIFKLVRDIIKIQSVKSKMIEPGYAYIRITQFQEQTGENLAQAIRTLFSQNDGAMKGLILDLRNDPGGLLNGAVAVSAAFLPENALIVYTEGRSADAKMKLLASPEYYLRGSDDDFLKGLPKEAKTVPMITLVNGGSASASEIVAGALQDHKRSIVMGSQTFGKGSVQTILPLGNNTAIKLTTARYYTPNGQSIQAKGITPDILDKADNDDEGNRLRESDLNRHLSNGKNDKKNKTSTNLDSAIQVEKAIQETSDETKGEKVKSKKSKKPLEFGSEEDQLLAQAMNYFKNDAATSPPTLKKKSDKTDS
- a CDS encoding molybdopterin-synthase adenylyltransferase MoeB: MNDHQLIRYSRHILLPEIDIEGQEKLNRSRVLIVGVGGLGSPAAMYLAASGIGYLTLCDGDQVDLTNLQRQIIHHTESIGLAKVDSAKQALTKINSGIDITIIPQRVESTALQSLLQDVDIVIDASDNFQTRHQINQACVKHKKPLISGAATRFNGQVTVFDTRYPNSPCYHCLYPSEGESDDMPCAVMGVFSPLVGIIGSIQAAETIKTLLNIGDNLQGRLQLLDGLTMNWRSVKLHKDPHCEVCGNI
- a CDS encoding putative Na+/H+ antiporter, which produces MTDPTSIQLIAAILFALAITHTFSTKYFEHLAHIQPQHAGVWHLLGEVEVVFGLWAMILILFIFALSGEHDAIAYLESRNFTEPMFVFVIMVIAGTRPILDFVADAVQRIAMMVPLNQRMVMYFLLLAFVPLLGSFITEPAAMTLAALMLRETLFSRNISTRFKYATVGVLFVNISIGGTLTPFAAPPVLMVAGKWNWDIMFMLTNFGWKAAIAVLANALAVTWLFRREFSGVDPVKDEEPVVHKIPLSVVLIHLFFLVLVVVFAHHPVVFMGMFLFFLGYTTAYQRHQSPLILREALLVAFFLAGLVVLGGQQQWWLQPLLMNMNETAVFFGATALTAVTDNAALTYLGSLVEGLTEEFKIALVAGAVTGGGLTVIANAPNPAGFSILKSKFDEQSIHPLGLLAAAIPPTLVAIAAFRVL
- the dapD gene encoding 2,3,4,5-tetrahydropyridine-2,6-dicarboxylate N-succinyltransferase, producing MSELQSIIEEAFERRADITPRNVEASLKESIAQVLAMLDSGKLRVAEKINDSWVTHQWIKKAVLLSFRIEDNSFIKGGFSNYFDKVPSKFADYSSRDFRNGGFRVVPPAAVRKGSFIAGNVVLMPSYVNIGAYVDQGTMVDTWATVGSCAQIGKNVHLSGGVGIGGVLEPVQANPTIIEDNCFIGARSEIVEGVIVEENSVISMGVYIGQSTKIYHRDTGEVSYGRIPAGSVVVSGNLPSENGKYSLYCAIIVKQVDAKTRSKIGINELLRGI
- the dapC gene encoding succinyldiaminopimelate transaminase; this translates as MNPKLNQLQLYPFQKLKQLLGGVTRNSALSAINLQIGEPKHAAPEFIRQAMIDHINGLSAYPMTLGSISLRNTLANWIQKRFNLTEINPDTEVIPVNGSREALFSFAQAVINTDKDRAMVICPNPFYQIYEGAVLLAGAEPYFINASSKNHFACDFSQVSDVIWSNTQLVYVCSPSNPTGRVMTLGEWKQLFELSDRYGFIIASDECYSEIYFAEASPPLGALDAAQQMGRYGFPRLIVFNSLSKRSNVPGLRSGFVAGDAQILEKFLLYRTYHGSAMSPVTQAASSAAWNDETHVIENRRLYTQKFSDAMRILSDVINIQMPDAGFYFWLETPISDTEFTKRLYQDYNVTVLPGSYLARDVHGVNPGANYVRIALVTTPLECAEAMQRIKDFISDLN
- a CDS encoding PQQ-dependent sugar dehydrogenase, whose protein sequence is MFHFVLIFLFAAAFLSDQHGGHWLSTAHAQRLQPEFTVQQVATGLKLPWGMAFLPDGSILVTERIGQLRIISANSKISDPIQGVPEVFFKQQGGLLDVALDPEFSKNRLIYLSYAEPEGHKASTAVARAELIHGQLRNLQVIFRQLPKTGDGVHFGSRLAFARDGNLFITLGDRGSRAHDAQQLDNYFGKIIRIRPDGTVPPDNPFVKNPQAKPEIWSYGHRSIQGAAIHPKTGELWIHEHGPKGGDEINIPQPGKNYGWPLACYGSHYDDTPIKDEHAEQGFEEPIRYWTPSIAPSGMVFYTGNQFPTWHGNLFIGALAGKRIVRLSTDGNKITHEEQLLMDMARFRDVKQSPDGTLYLLTDDINGKLLKIVPNVQS
- the ppk1 gene encoding polyphosphate kinase 1, with amino-acid sequence MDTTDLKNPTLYINRELSLLEFNLRVIEQTKDENLPLLERLRFLCIASTNLDEFFEIRVAGLKQQAKYGLTQTGPDNLSPAEVLVRISETAHRFVEEQYQVWNEMMIPALSKDKIRLLRRAQWKPQMSRWIHRYFRNEVLPVLSPIGLDPAHPFPRVLNKNLYFIISLDGKDAFGRDSGLAIVQAPRSLPRIIQIPARYSGGDHDFILLSSIIHAHVSDLFPGMNVTGCYQFKVTRDSDLLIDDEETDDLLRTLEGELPSRRFSDAVRLEVADNCPDELSHFLLQKFELRQEDLYQVNGPVNLSRLLAICDLVDQPELKFPGFTPDIPRRLVKNTCIFDTLRNGDILLHHPFQSFAPVIDFLRQAATDPHVLSIKQTLYRTGTESVVVEALKIAARTGKEVTVVIELRARFDEEANIELANELQEAGAHVVYGVVNYKTHAKMILVVRREGRSLRRYVHLGTGNYHARTARLYTDYGLLTSDKAIGEDVNKLFHQLTGLGRAGRLKKLLQSPFTLHKGILTYIDKEISLVNEGKKGWIIAKMNALVDPEIIIALYRASQAGVKIDLIVRGVCCLRPGIKGVSENISVHSIVGRFLEHTRVFYFHQDGKELLFCSSADWMTRNLHHRVEVCFPIEEKRTSDTVIELGLLNYLSDNMQAWSLQSDGSYKRLKPGTHKPRSAQQLLLEHYCK